The DNA window CTTGCGCAGCAGCGCGGCAGCCAGGGCGCGCGGGCTGCACTCGATCTCGGCAACCAGCTTGTCGAGCAGTTCGCCATGGCTCGCCTCGGCCTCGGCCACCAGCGGCGCCAGGCTGTTGGTCAACTTGCGAATGCGCGCTTCCAGCACCTGCTGGGCATTGGGCAGACGGGCTTCGGCCACCTTTTGCCCGGTCACACGCTCGATCACCTGCAGCATGCGGCGCTCACGCGGAGTGACCAGCAGCAGCGCACGGCCTTCGCGACCGGCACGACCGGTACGGCCGATGCGGTGAACGTAGGATTCAGGATCGTAAGGCATGTCGACGTTGAAGACGTGGGTGATACGCGCCACGTCGAGGCCGCGTGCGGCAACGTCGGTGGCAACCACGATGTCCAGGCGACCGTCCTTCAGCGAGTCGATGACGCGCTCACGCTGGTTCTGGGCGATGTCGCCGTTCAGTGCCGCCGCCTTGTAGCCTTTGGCTTCAAGAGCGCTGGCCAGGTCGAGGGTGGCCTGCTTGGTGCGCACGAACGCGATCAGCGCGTCGAAATCCTCGACTTCCAGCAGACGCAGGACAGCCGGGATCTTCTGGTCGGCATGCACCATCAGGTGCGCCTGCTCGATACGGGCGACGGTCTGGGTCTTGGCGGCGATCTTGACGTGCTGTGGCTCGCGCAGGTGCTTCTCGGCGATGGCGCGGATCGAATGCGGCAACGTGGCCGAAAACAGTACGCTCTGGCGGCTTTCCGGCATGGCTTCGAAGATCACTTCCAGATCGTCCATGAAGCCCAGCTTGAGCATTTCGTCGGCTTCGTCGAGCACCAGGAAACCGATGGTCGACAGCAGGCCGGCATTGCGGCTCAGGTGGTCGACCAGACGGCCCGGCGTGGCGACGATGATCTGCGCACCCTGGCGGATGGCCTTGAGCTGCGGCCCCATCGGAGCGCCACCGTAGACGGCGACGACGCCAACGCCTGGCATCTGCTTGGAATAGACTTCGAAAGCCGTGGCAACCTGCAGCGCCAGCTCGCGGGTCGGTGCCAGCACCAACACCTGCGGCTCACGGCGTGCCGGGTCGATCTTCGACAGCAGCGGCAGCGCGAAGGCGGCGGTCTTGCCGGTACCGGTCTGGGCCTGGCCGATCATGTCGTGGCCACCGAGGATCACCGGGATCGCCTGGCTCTGGATGGGGGAAGGCTCTTCGTAGCCGACAGCCGAGATGGCGGCCAGAACAGCGGAATGAAGGCCGAGTGCGGCAAAGCCGCCGATTTCCTGGGTCATGGGTCTTGTCTCTGATGCTCCGCAAAGACCCATGCTCCGAAGCTGCGCATGCCATGCAAGACCTTGTGGGTCACCCTGGCAGCCTGGTCGGCGGGTTTGCGAAAACGTATGGATGATGAATCGTCAAGGATAGTCCGTCGGACGGACAGCAGCCGAAGCACGCGCTTCGTTTTTGTTGCAGTACCTGAACGCCGGCTGGATTTCAGCCGGCGCGCACTATACCGGAATTTTCACCGGTTGTGCTCGTATTTTGCATAACCGGACTCAGGCAGCCTTGCGCTCACCCGCACTGACACGAAAGCGTCCGACCAGCGAATGCAGCTTGCCGACCGTGTGCCGCACGCGCTCGGCACTGCCCTGCAACACCTGCAGCGTCGACCCCATTTCCCCCGACACCACTTCCACACCGCCGACGGTCTGCCCGTATTGCAGGCTGCGTTCGTTGAGTTGCTGGATGGCACTGAACATGCGCGCCACCGCCTGGTGCAGTTCATGGTTCTCCGAGGACGCCTGCTCGCTCAGGCGCAGGCTGCCATCGACATCGGCCACGCCGCCCTCCATCAGGGACACTGCCTGACGCGTCTCGCTTTGCAGACTCTCGACCATGTCACGGATATCCTTGGCCGCATGGGCGGTGCGTTCGGCCAGTGAGCGCACCTCGCCCGCCACCACGGCGAAACCACGCCCGTGCTCGCCTGCACGCGCCGCCTCGATCGCCGCGTTCAACGCCAGCAGGTTGGTCTGGGTGGTGATGTCGGTAATCAGGCGCACGATGTTGCCGATCTCGCCCAT is part of the Pseudomonas sp. ABC1 genome and encodes:
- a CDS encoding DEAD/DEAH box helicase, which translates into the protein MGLCGASETRPMTQEIGGFAALGLHSAVLAAISAVGYEEPSPIQSQAIPVILGGHDMIGQAQTGTGKTAAFALPLLSKIDPARREPQVLVLAPTRELALQVATAFEVYSKQMPGVGVVAVYGGAPMGPQLKAIRQGAQIIVATPGRLVDHLSRNAGLLSTIGFLVLDEADEMLKLGFMDDLEVIFEAMPESRQSVLFSATLPHSIRAIAEKHLREPQHVKIAAKTQTVARIEQAHLMVHADQKIPAVLRLLEVEDFDALIAFVRTKQATLDLASALEAKGYKAAALNGDIAQNQRERVIDSLKDGRLDIVVATDVAARGLDVARITHVFNVDMPYDPESYVHRIGRTGRAGREGRALLLVTPRERRMLQVIERVTGQKVAEARLPNAQQVLEARIRKLTNSLAPLVAEAEASHGELLDKLVAEIECSPRALAAALLRKVTNGQPLTLAEVEKEQPLVPSSAPRERSERPERSGDRERRAPVPLAEGRARCRTPLGARDGIAARNLLGAILNEGGLAREAIGRIQVRDSFSLVELPEDGLERLLTKLKDTRVAGKQLKLRRYRED